In Desulfomonile tiedjei DSM 6799, a genomic segment contains:
- a CDS encoding rhodanese-like domain-containing protein: protein MADAITPKELKALMDSDRKPIIFDVRRKADFDAAPKRIGEAVWFDPEKADEWIDEIPENEQVVVYCVKGGAVSQSIADRLQQKNLNTKFLQGGIKAWAEFGGPAED, encoded by the coding sequence ATGGCGGATGCAATAACACCGAAAGAGTTGAAAGCTTTGATGGATAGCGATCGAAAGCCAATCATCTTTGATGTGCGCAGAAAAGCGGATTTCGACGCGGCTCCCAAGAGAATCGGGGAGGCTGTCTGGTTCGATCCGGAAAAAGCAGATGAGTGGATCGATGAAATCCCTGAAAATGAACAAGTTGTCGTTTACTGTGTAAAGGGTGGAGCGGTCAGCCAGTCAATAGCCGATCGATTGCAGCAAAAGAATCTTAATACCAAGTTTCTTCAGGGCGGTATTAAGGCATGGGCGGAATTCGGCGGACCGGCGGAGGATTAG
- a CDS encoding chromate resistance protein ChrB domain-containing protein, protein MNDCPDVKWLLLIHQIPPKPGYLRVKIWRRLQTLGAVAIKNSVYVIPRNEQTLEDFQWVLREIVQAGAEASICTASFIEGLTDDQVEGLFRAARDVDYAQIAEEAKAVLDTAPLGPSMTDEDRSGLEVALMRLKKRFSVIVNLDFFEATGREAASTLLERIEFRLAEARSSRVTEPEELNTSDLSQFHQRTWVTRKGVYVDRIACAWLIRRFIDPEAAFRFVSERGYRPKTGELRFDMFEGEFTHDGDLCTFEVLIKRFAVHDKALAEIGKIVHDLDLKDAKFKRPENAGVLALLDGIAASRKPDDERLERGATLFDDLYEYFRRRF, encoded by the coding sequence ATGAATGACTGCCCAGACGTAAAATGGCTGCTTCTTATCCATCAGATTCCCCCCAAACCAGGCTACCTCAGGGTGAAAATCTGGAGAAGACTACAGACTCTCGGCGCTGTAGCGATAAAGAACTCTGTGTACGTGATCCCCAGAAATGAACAGACCCTCGAGGATTTTCAATGGGTCCTAAGAGAAATCGTTCAAGCGGGTGCTGAGGCTTCGATTTGCACTGCCAGCTTTATAGAGGGATTGACCGACGACCAGGTGGAAGGTCTGTTTCGGGCCGCGCGAGACGTGGATTATGCACAGATTGCCGAGGAAGCGAAGGCGGTTCTCGATACGGCACCTCTCGGCCCGTCCATGACAGACGAAGATCGATCCGGCTTGGAAGTCGCCTTGATGCGCCTCAAAAAGAGATTCTCGGTAATCGTCAACCTGGACTTCTTCGAAGCGACCGGTCGCGAAGCTGCATCGACCCTGTTGGAAAGAATAGAGTTCCGGCTCGCAGAAGCACGGAGTAGCAGAGTGACGGAACCTGAAGAGCTGAATACGTCAGATCTCTCTCAGTTCCACCAACGTACATGGGTGACGCGCAAAGGGGTATATGTGGATCGCATCGCTTGCGCATGGCTTATCCGTCGGTTCATCGATCCTGAGGCTGCATTCAGGTTTGTTTCCGAGCGAGGGTATCGTCCGAAAACGGGAGAATTACGTTTCGACATGTTTGAAGGAGAGTTCACCCACGACGGAGATCTCTGCACCTTCGAAGTTCTCATTAAACGTTTCGCTGTTCACGACAAAGCGCTTGCAGAAATCGGCAAGATCGTCCACGACCTCGATTTGAAAGATGCAAAGTTCAAGCGACCCGAGAATGCCGGAGTCTTGGCTCTGCTCGACGGAATCGCGGCATCTCGTAAACCTGATGACGAACGGCTGGAGCGGGGCGCAACTTTGTTCGACGATCTTTACGAATACTTTCGGAGAAGATTTTGA
- a CDS encoding MFS transporter — translation MRSNIPGVENLEIVAKGQTRTVGNYMNGPDSKTLVPNEDTDGMSQGFLGTFNGLCAVGFLARASYGLARTPVLALFAASLGAGPEAVGFAVSISTVTGIFFKMPAGVLSDVIGRTRTLFMGLAVFAIVPFAYLLVSSYEALVVVRFFHGFATAIYGPVVMAVVVSVAGDKRGEMLSWFSSVTILGTLVGAPLGGFLLSWLPGAQEPTLRDFHIIYGVVAAMGMGSLPIALWVMRGRWDNPGNGNGRTLSAVWTKFRGGVKEILMDRRVLLTSNMEGIQNLSVGALEAFLPIYAVMVCGFSAFQAGLLWGVQMAVTVLTKPLMGRISDRHGRQSLLFWGMFVCAIPFALIPWFNNFVALLLLAAIFGLGEAVVTSSAAALVADFCKEDQLGCAMGTFGTIFDVGHASGPLLAGFLIGVVGSGTDYRIPFAVVAMLLVVTAIVFRAGVKIEASR, via the coding sequence TTGAGGAGCAACATACCAGGCGTTGAAAATCTGGAAATAGTCGCCAAAGGACAGACAAGGACTGTCGGAAATTACATGAACGGACCTGATTCAAAAACACTCGTTCCCAATGAGGATACCGACGGAATGTCTCAAGGATTTCTGGGTACCTTCAATGGCCTTTGTGCGGTGGGATTTCTCGCACGTGCGTCCTACGGCCTGGCACGAACACCGGTATTGGCTCTCTTCGCGGCTTCATTGGGAGCCGGACCTGAGGCCGTGGGTTTCGCTGTGTCCATCTCTACCGTGACAGGAATCTTCTTCAAAATGCCCGCGGGAGTCCTGTCGGATGTTATCGGCCGGACACGGACGCTCTTCATGGGGCTGGCGGTGTTCGCAATTGTTCCCTTCGCGTATCTACTCGTTTCGTCGTACGAGGCACTGGTTGTGGTCCGTTTCTTCCATGGATTCGCCACTGCCATATACGGTCCGGTAGTTATGGCGGTAGTAGTCAGTGTAGCGGGGGATAAACGAGGGGAAATGCTTTCCTGGTTTTCCTCCGTCACCATTCTCGGAACTCTAGTCGGGGCGCCTCTCGGCGGGTTCCTCTTATCATGGCTTCCCGGCGCTCAAGAACCCACGTTACGCGACTTTCACATCATTTATGGAGTGGTGGCTGCGATGGGTATGGGGTCTCTTCCGATCGCTTTATGGGTTATGCGGGGACGCTGGGACAACCCCGGCAATGGAAATGGTCGGACCCTCTCTGCCGTGTGGACGAAGTTCCGCGGCGGTGTGAAGGAAATCCTCATGGACAGAAGGGTCCTTCTGACCAGCAACATGGAAGGAATCCAAAACCTTTCTGTGGGCGCTTTGGAAGCATTCCTTCCAATCTATGCCGTCATGGTATGCGGATTCAGCGCTTTCCAGGCTGGGCTCCTCTGGGGTGTGCAGATGGCTGTAACCGTCTTAACCAAGCCTCTCATGGGAAGAATCTCTGACCGACATGGTCGCCAGAGTTTGCTCTTTTGGGGAATGTTTGTCTGCGCAATTCCTTTCGCTTTGATACCGTGGTTCAATAATTTTGTCGCACTTCTCCTTCTCGCGGCGATCTTCGGCTTGGGCGAAGCGGTTGTGACTTCCTCGGCTGCCGCTCTGGTGGCGGATTTCTGCAAAGAAGACCAACTGGGATGTGCCATGGGAACCTTTGGTACCATCTTCGATGTGGGACATGCCTCCGGCCCATTGCTGGCAGGATTCCTCATCGGCGTAGTCGGTTCCGGAACCGATTATCGCATCCCGTTTGCAGTGGTGGCCATGTTACTGGTTGTGACAGCTATCGTATTTCGAGCGGGCGTCAAGATTGAGGCATCACGGTAA
- a CDS encoding ABC transporter ATP-binding protein: protein MALLDVDRISRYFTTAGSKDPYCVFSDLSMEVFDREFVAVLGHSGCGKSTLLNIIAGIDYASKGYVFLDGKEITGPGLDRMVVFQNFALMPWLTVWGNIKLAVKAAHPDWSRHQVNAWVERYVAMVGLTGSESKRPAELSGGMRQRVGLARAFCVEPRILLLDEPFAQIDALTRGVIQEELVRMWEETGTTIFMVTHDVDEAILLSDRIVLMSRGPSARIMDQIEVPIPRPRGRTTVIEHPSYYKIRNRIIRFLSEGSLEKEPAPSVVSLSTVRRV, encoded by the coding sequence ATGGCTTTACTCGATGTGGATAGAATTTCCCGTTACTTTACGACTGCCGGAAGCAAAGACCCGTATTGCGTATTTTCAGACCTGTCTATGGAAGTCTTTGACAGAGAATTCGTGGCAGTCCTGGGGCACTCTGGTTGCGGAAAATCGACGCTCCTTAACATCATCGCAGGCATAGACTATGCTTCCAAGGGATACGTCTTCCTGGACGGGAAAGAAATCACCGGGCCCGGACTGGACCGCATGGTGGTTTTTCAGAATTTTGCGCTCATGCCGTGGCTTACGGTGTGGGGCAATATCAAGCTCGCGGTGAAGGCTGCGCACCCGGACTGGTCCAGACACCAGGTGAATGCCTGGGTGGAACGATACGTCGCGATGGTGGGGCTCACCGGTTCGGAATCCAAACGACCCGCGGAGTTGTCCGGCGGCATGCGTCAACGGGTGGGGCTTGCACGGGCATTCTGTGTGGAGCCGCGCATTTTGTTGTTAGATGAGCCCTTCGCCCAAATAGACGCCCTGACGAGAGGCGTGATTCAGGAAGAGCTCGTGAGAATGTGGGAAGAGACCGGAACGACCATCTTCATGGTGACTCACGATGTGGATGAAGCGATCCTGCTTTCCGATAGAATTGTCCTCATGAGCAGAGGGCCTTCGGCACGTATCATGGACCAGATCGAGGTGCCCATACCCAGGCCGAGGGGACGAACGACAGTCATCGAACATCCCAGCTATTACAAAATACGAAACAGAATTATCCGTTTCCTTTCTGAAGGAAGCCTTGAAAAGGAGCCAGCTCCTTCAGTCGTGAGCCTTTCGACTGTCCGGCGCGTGTGA
- a CDS encoding ABC transporter permease: protein MNTKNSRAWIILALLLFVLFLGSWQLIAMSLKNLPGPIPVAKTAYEFLSDPFYDNGPNDKGIGTLTLYSVSRLTAGFVAGSIVAIGFGVILGLNQVLFKAVNPFIQVLRAISPIAWMPLLLYSVQNSNWTALLVVFMASVWPTLANTAFGVSNIKKDYLNVANILQMNPVSKVFRVILPAAGPTIVAGLKISMGSAWVAIVPAEALLGSLGLGYFVWNEWNNLSLTSVIFAILVIGVVGVFIDVLFNRLARKLAYAD from the coding sequence ATGAACACGAAAAATAGCCGGGCGTGGATAATCCTCGCATTACTTCTCTTCGTCCTGTTTCTCGGCAGTTGGCAACTTATCGCTATGAGCTTGAAGAATCTGCCGGGTCCCATACCGGTAGCAAAGACCGCATATGAATTCCTGTCCGACCCCTTTTACGACAACGGCCCGAATGACAAAGGTATCGGTACGCTGACATTGTATAGTGTTTCTCGATTGACGGCCGGGTTCGTAGCGGGATCGATCGTGGCTATCGGTTTCGGTGTTATTCTGGGACTAAACCAGGTCCTTTTCAAAGCGGTCAACCCGTTCATACAGGTGCTGCGTGCTATATCGCCGATCGCCTGGATGCCACTGTTGCTCTATTCCGTGCAAAACAGCAATTGGACCGCGCTGCTCGTGGTCTTCATGGCCAGTGTCTGGCCTACCCTCGCCAATACCGCTTTCGGGGTATCCAATATAAAAAAGGACTATCTGAATGTCGCAAACATTCTTCAGATGAACCCGGTAAGCAAAGTCTTTCGTGTCATTCTGCCTGCCGCAGGACCGACTATCGTGGCGGGTTTGAAGATTTCCATGGGGAGCGCATGGGTGGCTATAGTTCCCGCGGAGGCTTTGCTGGGCTCCCTGGGGCTTGGTTATTTCGTGTGGAATGAATGGAACAATCTTTCTCTAACCAGTGTGATCTTTGCCATCCTTGTGATCGGCGTGGTGGGAGTATTCATAGACGTTCTTTTTAACCGTTTGGCACGGAAATTGGCCTACGCCGATTAG
- a CDS encoding CmpA/NrtA family ABC transporter substrate-binding protein, translated as MGDNKKQEQYAGFTHALADPFDSQTSLVHSGFGSGGPATNDTPVAEEEIIDRTVESSVVRAIFQGDDLSRRGFMGLVGSSAALSIISSVFPLDAAKAWAKDAPGSLEKKELKIGFIPITCGTPIIMGDPMKFYEKHGLVGTKVVKAAGWAMIRDWAMNKEVDCAHMLSPMPLALTLGAGSTATPFLMPAVENVNGQAITLHIKHKNVKGPQDMKGFTFCVPFDYSMHNMLLRYYLAEGGVDPDKEVKIRVVPPPEMVANLKAGNVDGYLSPDPFNQRAVFEGAGFIFKLTKELWPGHPCCAFAASKEFATQMPNTFKAVFRSIIDATMFAHKPENRKDIAVAIAPRNYLNQPVEVVEQVLTGAYPDGLGNNHNEPDRIDFNPFPWQSMAVWILTQMKRWGYIKGDVDYRTIAEQVFLASECRDLMKEGGYPAPSETYTTHTIMGKSFDPSKPEEYLQSFAIRRT; from the coding sequence ATGGGTGACAACAAGAAACAGGAACAGTACGCAGGCTTCACGCATGCGTTGGCCGATCCTTTTGATTCGCAGACATCCCTCGTACATTCCGGATTCGGTTCAGGGGGACCGGCGACTAACGACACTCCTGTCGCCGAAGAGGAAATCATCGACCGCACTGTGGAAAGCTCGGTAGTTCGAGCAATATTCCAGGGAGACGATCTTTCCAGAAGAGGATTTATGGGCCTGGTGGGTTCGTCCGCCGCGCTGTCGATTATTTCGAGTGTGTTTCCCCTGGATGCTGCGAAAGCGTGGGCAAAGGATGCGCCCGGCTCTCTGGAGAAAAAAGAGCTGAAGATTGGTTTTATCCCGATCACTTGCGGAACCCCCATCATTATGGGCGATCCCATGAAGTTTTACGAGAAACACGGATTGGTAGGGACAAAGGTTGTGAAAGCTGCCGGATGGGCAATGATCAGGGATTGGGCCATGAACAAGGAGGTGGATTGCGCCCACATGCTTTCACCTATGCCTCTGGCGCTCACTCTGGGAGCCGGCTCCACTGCTACTCCATTCTTGATGCCTGCCGTGGAAAACGTTAACGGTCAGGCAATCACGCTGCACATAAAGCACAAGAACGTAAAGGGCCCGCAGGATATGAAGGGATTCACGTTCTGCGTTCCGTTTGATTATTCCATGCACAACATGCTGCTCCGTTACTATCTGGCTGAAGGTGGTGTGGATCCGGACAAAGAGGTCAAGATACGAGTCGTTCCCCCTCCGGAAATGGTTGCCAACCTGAAAGCAGGCAATGTCGACGGTTACCTTTCACCGGATCCGTTCAACCAAAGGGCTGTATTCGAAGGAGCGGGATTCATTTTTAAGCTCACAAAGGAACTCTGGCCCGGCCATCCGTGCTGTGCGTTTGCGGCATCCAAGGAATTCGCGACCCAGATGCCGAATACGTTCAAAGCGGTGTTCAGGTCCATCATCGATGCAACCATGTTCGCGCACAAACCGGAGAATCGAAAGGATATAGCCGTTGCCATTGCTCCCAGAAACTATCTGAATCAACCGGTGGAAGTTGTGGAACAGGTTCTTACCGGAGCCTATCCTGACGGACTGGGCAACAACCATAACGAGCCCGACAGAATTGATTTCAACCCATTCCCCTGGCAGTCAATGGCAGTCTGGATTCTGACTCAGATGAAGAGATGGGGGTACATCAAAGGAGATGTCGATTACCGGACCATTGCCGAACAAGTGTTTCTCGCATCGGAATGCAGGGATCTGATGAAAGAAGGTGGTTACCCGGCACCTTCAGAAACCTACACGACCCACACGATTATGGGCAAATCGTTCGACCCCTCCAAACCGGAGGAATATCTTCAGAGTTTTGCCATACGAAGAACATAA
- the cynS gene encoding cyanase, whose product MDRQEATELIIKAKKEKGLTWDKIAQEVGSHKVWVTSALLGQNSMSSEAAEKATALLGLGPEVAKALTECPLKGSLDSDVPVDPLIYRFHEITQVYGTTIKEIIHEMFGDGIMSAIDFEMDISKKPDPKGDRVVITFDGKFLPYRKW is encoded by the coding sequence ATGGACCGACAAGAAGCAACGGAACTCATCATAAAAGCGAAAAAAGAAAAAGGACTCACCTGGGACAAGATAGCTCAGGAAGTTGGTTCACACAAAGTGTGGGTGACCTCGGCACTCCTGGGACAAAATTCGATGAGTTCGGAGGCCGCGGAAAAGGCCACAGCGCTACTCGGGCTTGGACCTGAAGTCGCCAAGGCGCTCACGGAATGCCCGCTAAAAGGATCTCTCGATTCCGACGTCCCGGTAGATCCGCTTATCTATCGATTTCATGAGATCACTCAGGTGTATGGGACGACAATCAAGGAAATCATTCACGAGATGTTCGGCGATGGAATCATGAGCGCCATCGATTTTGAGATGGACATCAGTAAGAAACCCGACCCGAAGGGCGATCGAGTCGTTATCACCTTCGATGGAAAGTTTCTTCCCTATAGAAAATGGTAG
- a CDS encoding PAS domain-containing sensor histidine kinase — protein sequence MEIESESVEYESKRGSVPHAEKIPVSGADLWSGDQAAKDVSTIREINERLRVMVETANDPIIGADSSGRIMMWNSAATRAFGYSPEEALNQPITILMPQKFVALHEIALKRAVASGRLYYSKSIREVSGRRKDGSEFPVEVSISAGKTHEGMFFTATIRDITERKQKDEELRRANRELEYRVTERTAQLVRLNDDLKQEIRERKRMEAMLRDSELLYHTLVEEVPDVIFVLNEEGRFTYLNAQAEELLRTPLRAILDTPISAYVVPEERYKIDSILKLAHHAVWDEEIRLLDADGETKFTRIRCKALDDGSRGAMLYEGVMRDITRRRRLEEQLKESREQLLEKVKIIDELYSHIIQTSKSKAIAQHTAEVAHELRQPLTIIGGFARRIARQFDSYNIGSDSGQAEAVRMIGSEIQRLEKILSTLIEFTRQEGLNRQMANPNAIIEKVLHLYKEAFEEKNLKLSVSLRGDEEEMSLDPERFEQVVRNLVSNAIDASPSGEVIRVETGISIPDSKLIETIAMDAERYFEMKIRNRGAIIDQAELPRIFSPFFTTKNYGTGIGLTVSKKIVEAHKGSISVQSDGEGTTFIVWLPMNIQEHCTADMCMDVQCGT from the coding sequence ATGGAAATCGAATCTGAGAGCGTCGAATATGAGAGCAAACGTGGATCGGTTCCCCATGCAGAGAAAATCCCTGTATCGGGAGCCGATTTGTGGTCGGGCGATCAGGCTGCAAAAGACGTGAGCACTATACGGGAAATCAACGAGAGGCTCCGCGTCATGGTGGAGACTGCCAACGATCCGATAATCGGAGCTGACAGTTCGGGACGAATCATGATGTGGAATTCGGCGGCAACCCGGGCATTCGGTTATTCCCCGGAAGAAGCCTTGAATCAGCCCATAACGATTCTCATGCCGCAAAAATTCGTAGCACTGCATGAAATCGCTCTGAAAAGGGCAGTGGCTTCCGGTCGCCTTTACTATTCCAAGAGTATCCGCGAGGTATCAGGGCGGAGAAAAGACGGCTCGGAGTTTCCCGTCGAGGTTTCTATATCAGCGGGGAAGACACACGAGGGTATGTTTTTCACCGCAACTATCCGAGATATCACCGAGCGAAAGCAAAAAGATGAGGAATTGAGAAGAGCGAATAGAGAACTGGAGTATCGGGTGACTGAACGGACCGCTCAACTTGTCCGTCTCAATGATGATCTGAAACAGGAGATTAGAGAGCGCAAGCGGATGGAAGCAATGCTCCGGGATTCGGAGCTGCTGTATCACACATTGGTGGAAGAAGTTCCCGACGTCATTTTTGTTCTCAACGAGGAAGGGCGGTTCACATACCTTAATGCACAGGCTGAAGAATTGTTGCGGACTCCGTTACGAGCTATCCTGGATACTCCCATCAGTGCGTACGTAGTGCCGGAAGAGAGATATAAGATCGACTCAATTCTGAAGCTCGCCCATCATGCGGTCTGGGATGAAGAGATAAGATTGCTGGATGCGGATGGCGAAACGAAGTTTACCCGCATCCGATGCAAAGCCCTTGATGACGGGTCCAGGGGCGCAATGCTATACGAAGGGGTTATGAGGGATATTACCCGGCGGAGAAGGTTGGAGGAACAACTGAAAGAGTCCCGGGAACAGCTCCTGGAAAAAGTGAAGATCATCGACGAACTGTATTCCCATATTATTCAGACGAGCAAATCGAAGGCCATTGCACAGCATACTGCCGAAGTAGCCCATGAATTGCGACAACCCCTCACCATTATCGGGGGTTTTGCACGGCGCATAGCACGCCAGTTCGATTCCTACAATATCGGCAGCGATTCAGGTCAGGCGGAAGCCGTCAGGATGATCGGCTCGGAAATTCAAAGGCTTGAAAAAATTTTGTCCACTCTCATCGAATTCACCAGGCAAGAAGGTCTGAATCGGCAGATGGCGAATCCGAACGCTATCATTGAAAAGGTCTTGCACTTGTACAAGGAAGCTTTTGAAGAGAAGAACCTGAAATTGAGCGTCAGTTTGCGTGGTGATGAAGAAGAAATGTCTCTGGATCCGGAACGATTCGAGCAGGTCGTCCGGAATCTCGTTTCCAACGCGATAGATGCTTCGCCATCCGGAGAAGTCATCCGCGTGGAAACCGGAATCTCCATTCCTGATAGCAAGTTGATTGAGACTATCGCAATGGATGCGGAACGATATTTCGAGATGAAGATCCGCAATCGCGGCGCCATAATAGATCAGGCAGAACTGCCGAGGATTTTCAGTCCCTTTTTTACTACAAAAAATTACGGTACCGGCATAGGGTTGACGGTTTCCAAAAAGATCGTCGAGGCTCACAAAGGGTCCATTTCAGTTCAATCCGACGGCGAGGGGACCACGTTCATTGTATGGCTTCCAATGAACATTCAGGAACATTGCACGGCAGACATGTGTATGGATGTTCAATGCGGCACGTAA
- a CDS encoding DUF5132 domain-containing protein yields the protein MALTDLKPKSSVWTGIAIGVGLLLAPVVVPVVAASMRPLMKAVIRNGYLVYERGREMLEEVTEMTEDIIAEVKSEIETELSARDVEE from the coding sequence ATGGCTCTGACTGATTTGAAACCAAAATCCAGTGTCTGGACAGGTATTGCAATTGGAGTAGGATTACTACTGGCGCCTGTCGTTGTCCCTGTCGTTGCAGCCTCCATGAGGCCACTTATGAAAGCCGTGATCAGAAACGGCTATTTGGTGTATGAACGCGGGAGAGAAATGCTTGAAGAAGTCACTGAAATGACTGAGGATATTATAGCTGAGGTCAAATCTGAAATAGAAACTGAATTGTCTGCAAGAGACGTTGAGGAATAA
- a CDS encoding HMA2 domain-containing protein translates to MSYYVHAVAGRLRIKLPILKKNPTKAQKLEELLRNLSGVEHASTNGMTGSVTILFDEKVIGSDGILLLLAQEGYIDIFQLIAGKKREESPASHIGQAASKALLGFALGRAFQGTPLAFISAFI, encoded by the coding sequence ATGTCTTATTACGTTCATGCGGTGGCAGGAAGACTGAGAATTAAGCTACCAATCCTTAAGAAGAATCCAACCAAGGCTCAGAAATTGGAAGAGTTGTTGAGAAACCTCTCCGGGGTCGAGCATGCTTCGACAAACGGTATGACCGGCAGTGTAACTATCCTTTTCGACGAGAAAGTCATCGGTTCTGACGGCATTCTCCTGCTTCTCGCTCAGGAAGGGTATATCGACATTTTCCAGCTCATTGCAGGAAAGAAACGCGAAGAATCCCCGGCATCTCATATCGGACAGGCAGCTTCGAAAGCTCTACTGGGCTTTGCACTCGGTCGCGCATTCCAGGGGACGCCTCTGGCGTTTATTAGTGCTTTTATTTAG
- a CDS encoding HMA2 domain-containing protein — protein MHPVAHVCHTIPRRLRVRIPSKRGDSDYFAHVSEKLRALHGVEEVKAAPHTGSIVIIYDGELDELKRQAYKQGLFTLKRPPVQRKTLFQNVASAFRSYNKELLTLTSGQIDIPSLVFVSLVTSGMWQLARGNVVLPAWYVAFYYALGVFMHSGVDEFDEGAEIGVEDVDIVD, from the coding sequence ATGCATCCCGTTGCTCATGTGTGTCATACAATTCCTCGGCGATTGAGGGTGAGGATTCCTTCCAAACGGGGAGATAGCGATTATTTCGCACACGTTTCCGAAAAATTGCGAGCTCTGCATGGGGTAGAGGAAGTTAAAGCCGCTCCTCATACGGGAAGTATTGTAATTATCTATGACGGAGAACTGGACGAGCTAAAGCGACAGGCATACAAACAGGGCCTTTTCACCCTGAAACGCCCGCCGGTTCAACGAAAGACCTTGTTCCAGAATGTAGCATCGGCATTTCGATCGTACAACAAGGAACTCTTGACTCTTACATCCGGACAAATTGATATACCGAGTCTCGTATTCGTCAGCCTGGTTACTTCAGGGATGTGGCAACTTGCACGGGGGAATGTGGTTCTTCCCGCGTGGTATGTCGCATTCTACTATGCACTGGGTGTTTTCATGCATTCCGGTGTCGATGAATTTGATGAAGGAGCTGAGATCGGTGTTGAAGACGTAGATATTGTGGATTAA